The Halogranum gelatinilyticum genome contains a region encoding:
- a CDS encoding ABC transporter permease: protein MSRWQYLLKRILLAVPVVLFGVTITFLIVRLGPIDPAAAILGPTSTSGAEAERIREQLGLNDPLWEQYLQYIWNLVTLNMPNSWVISPGTPSFDLILIYLPRTMWLGFWSVLIALFVGIPLGFYAGLNPNTSGDYVASFSGIVWRAMPNFWLAVILVSILAQSQDLLGFEWATFLVETNIVTPPSLDFLKQPLTLLTSPGESWPELLAATKQIAPAALVLGSSSMGNEMRIGRTAVLETINSNYVETARAKGLPERTIVWKHVFRNALIPLIPIITSEAFILISGSVLVELVFAINGMGYLFYQASLQGDLPLVGALMYITIVLLVSVNILQDILYTVVDPRVGIDQN from the coding sequence ATGAGCCGTTGGCAGTATCTGCTGAAGCGGATCCTGCTTGCGGTTCCGGTCGTCCTCTTCGGGGTGACGATCACCTTCCTGATCGTCCGCCTCGGGCCTATCGATCCCGCCGCAGCGATCCTCGGCCCGACGAGTACGAGTGGGGCCGAGGCAGAGCGTATCCGTGAACAGCTCGGCTTGAACGACCCCCTCTGGGAACAGTATCTCCAGTACATCTGGAATCTCGTCACGCTGAACATGCCCAACTCGTGGGTCATCAGCCCGGGGACACCCTCCTTCGACCTCATCCTCATCTACCTCCCGCGGACGATGTGGCTCGGGTTCTGGTCGGTGCTCATCGCGCTGTTCGTCGGCATCCCGCTCGGCTTCTACGCCGGGTTGAACCCCAACACGAGCGGCGACTACGTCGCCTCGTTCAGCGGGATCGTCTGGCGTGCGATGCCGAACTTCTGGCTCGCGGTCATCCTCGTGAGCATCCTCGCGCAGTCACAGGACCTGCTGGGCTTCGAGTGGGCGACGTTCCTCGTCGAGACGAACATCGTCACACCGCCGTCGTTGGACTTCCTCAAGCAGCCGCTCACCCTCCTCACGAGTCCGGGCGAGTCGTGGCCGGAGCTGTTGGCGGCGACGAAGCAGATCGCGCCCGCCGCGCTCGTCCTCGGCTCCTCGTCGATGGGGAACGAGATGCGTATCGGCCGGACCGCAGTGCTCGAGACCATCAACTCGAACTACGTCGAGACCGCCCGCGCGAAGGGGCTGCCAGAGCGCACCATCGTCTGGAAGCACGTCTTCCGGAACGCGCTCATCCCGCTCATCCCCATCATCACGAGCGAGGCGTTCATCCTCATCAGCGGCTCGGTGCTCGTCGAGTTGGTGTTCGCCATCAACGGGATGGGCTATCTGTTCTATCAGGCGTCGCTCCAGGGTGACCTCCCGCTCGTCGGCGCGCTGATGTACATCACCATCGTCCTGCTCGTCTCGGTGAACATCCTTCAGGACATCCTGTACACCGTCGTGGACCCCCGCGTCGGCATCGACCAGAACTGA